One window from the genome of Candidatus Hadarchaeales archaeon encodes:
- a CDS encoding DNA topoisomerase IV subunit A has product MSKLGKRKKEAREKLSDLGELVLKMLEEGVPPRLKIPSRSTSNIVYDEKSRYYVLGNKVSVRSAANIKQVKKFAQLMCVADFAAELIESGKFATLREMYYTAEGWETGPFSDQSESDLMVEDLEATFGIKREDLGLMPEEDGAAVFGEIVLKEEDVVIDATKAGRGGYTIPPTIDDVEFVKCKAKRVIAVETMGMYHRLLQEEAWKKFDALIVGLKGQAARATRRFLKRVNEELDLPVLLFTDGDPFGFHIAMVVISGSAKLAYINHELAVPDAKFIGVTATDIVEYDLPTDKLREIDIARLKQLQKDPRYNSEFWQREIKKMLELGKKAEQQAFAKYGLAYVVNEYLPAKLKEFG; this is encoded by the coding sequence ATGTCAAAACTGGGGAAGAGGAAAAAGGAAGCTAGAGAGAAGTTATCTGATTTGGGCGAGCTTGTTCTCAAAATGCTCGAAGAAGGTGTGCCACCACGTTTGAAAATACCCTCTAGGAGCACATCAAACATAGTTTACGACGAGAAAAGCAGATACTATGTTCTTGGGAACAAAGTAAGTGTGAGATCCGCTGCTAACATAAAGCAGGTTAAGAAATTTGCTCAACTTATGTGTGTTGCAGATTTTGCCGCGGAGCTTATAGAAAGCGGAAAGTTTGCAACTCTAAGGGAAATGTACTACACCGCCGAAGGATGGGAGACGGGTCCCTTCTCGGATCAATCGGAATCCGATTTGATGGTTGAAGACTTAGAGGCTACTTTTGGGATTAAAAGGGAAGATTTAGGCCTTATGCCCGAGGAAGATGGAGCGGCTGTTTTCGGAGAAATAGTTCTGAAAGAAGAGGACGTTGTAATAGACGCGACGAAAGCTGGAAGGGGTGGATATACCATACCGCCAACGATAGACGACGTGGAGTTTGTCAAGTGTAAAGCAAAGAGAGTAATAGCGGTAGAAACAATGGGTATGTATCACAGACTCTTGCAGGAGGAAGCTTGGAAAAAGTTTGATGCTTTAATCGTGGGGCTTAAGGGACAGGCTGCCAGAGCGACAAGAAGATTTCTGAAGCGGGTGAACGAGGAACTAGACTTGCCTGTGCTTTTGTTCACGGATGGTGATCCATTTGGCTTTCATATAGCAATGGTTGTGATTTCTGGAAGCGCGAAGCTCGCATACATCAACCATGAGCTCGCAGTCCCCGATGCGAAATTCATAGGTGTGACCGCTACAGACATAGTTGAGTATGATCTCCCGACCGACAAGTTGAGAGAGATAGATATTGCTCGGTTGAAGCAGCTACAGAAAGACCCGAGATACAATTCCGAATTCTGGCAAAGGGAAATAAAGAAGATGCTTGAACTTGGGAAAAAGGCTGAGCAGCAGGCGTTTGCGAAGTACGGATTGGCATATGTTGTAAACGAGTATCTTCCAGCAAAACTCAAAGAGTTCGGTTAG
- the top6B gene encoding DNA topoisomerase VI subunit B, which produces MVRVAEEIFREFKEHTVSEFFRKNAAMLGYTGKIRSLTTVIHEAVTNSIDAAEEAGILPKIKVIIEKASEDPEHLRVTVEDNATGIPENFISHVFGKMLAGTKLHRFMQQRGQQGIGISGAVMFSQMTTGKPVKVITSTGKGEIVEAHVMIDVERNEGKIVKLRKLKGKWRGTRVELELKDIVYIRSRYGPFNYLRMTAVANPHVHITLVEPDGNLTVFENAVEEVPKPPEPVLPHPLGLLPDDLLSLAKRTSAKSIGSFLSSELEKVSREKAREVCRMAGVPENKNPKELTWEEAERIVKAFKEVKIQAPSSQGLRPIGAQNIESGLKQIYNPEFVHVVQRPPKVYRGGIPFQVEVGIAYGGSAGKRTEEGEGETGIEVIRFANRAPLIFDQGGCAIMTAVNSIDWRRYGVDPANAPITLFVNISSVYVPYTSAGKQSIADEPEIVAEIRSAIMDAARELRAFLNRKIRLKERREKAMIFEKYLPVIAKKAARLAGKSLPDISKVLTKILGGKNVKTGEEEKGS; this is translated from the coding sequence GCACACGGTTAGCGAGTTCTTTAGGAAGAACGCAGCAATGCTCGGATATACAGGAAAAATAAGATCTCTGACAACGGTCATTCACGAAGCCGTTACAAACTCCATCGACGCCGCCGAGGAGGCAGGTATTCTTCCAAAGATAAAAGTCATAATAGAAAAAGCGAGCGAGGATCCGGAGCATTTGCGGGTGACCGTTGAAGACAATGCAACCGGAATTCCAGAGAATTTTATTTCGCATGTTTTTGGAAAGATGCTTGCGGGGACGAAACTTCACAGGTTTATGCAACAGAGAGGGCAGCAGGGCATCGGAATCTCAGGCGCCGTCATGTTCTCGCAGATGACTACGGGAAAGCCTGTAAAAGTAATCACCTCGACCGGCAAGGGGGAAATCGTTGAAGCACACGTTATGATCGACGTTGAAAGAAATGAAGGAAAAATAGTGAAACTCAGGAAACTTAAGGGAAAGTGGCGCGGGACTAGGGTAGAGCTCGAGCTCAAGGACATTGTTTATATTCGATCAAGATATGGTCCGTTCAATTACCTACGAATGACGGCTGTCGCCAACCCTCACGTGCACATAACGCTCGTGGAGCCGGACGGGAATCTCACGGTTTTTGAAAATGCTGTCGAAGAAGTTCCGAAGCCGCCCGAACCGGTTCTACCGCATCCCTTAGGTCTTCTCCCAGATGATCTCCTTTCTCTGGCCAAGCGCACATCCGCAAAAAGCATCGGTTCTTTCCTGTCGAGCGAACTTGAGAAGGTCAGCAGAGAAAAAGCCAGAGAAGTCTGCAGAATGGCAGGAGTGCCCGAGAACAAAAATCCAAAAGAACTAACATGGGAAGAAGCCGAGAGAATCGTAAAGGCTTTCAAAGAGGTGAAGATACAGGCGCCTTCATCGCAAGGTCTGAGACCGATTGGTGCACAGAATATAGAAAGCGGTCTCAAGCAGATCTATAATCCAGAATTTGTTCATGTGGTTCAAAGACCACCGAAAGTCTATCGTGGAGGAATACCTTTCCAAGTCGAGGTTGGGATAGCTTACGGTGGAAGCGCTGGTAAGCGGACGGAGGAGGGTGAGGGAGAAACCGGTATAGAAGTAATCAGATTCGCAAACAGGGCCCCACTGATATTCGACCAAGGAGGCTGTGCGATCATGACAGCAGTGAATTCGATAGATTGGAGAAGATATGGCGTGGATCCGGCCAACGCGCCGATTACGCTTTTTGTAAATATCTCTTCAGTTTATGTTCCGTATACTTCAGCGGGCAAACAGTCAATTGCCGATGAGCCCGAAATAGTTGCAGAAATCAGGAGCGCCATAATGGATGCAGCAAGAGAACTGAGGGCTTTCCTGAACAGAAAGATAAGATTGAAAGAAAGAAGGGAAAAGGCAATGATTTTCGAGAAGTATCTACCGGTGATCGCTAAAAAAGCCGCCAGACTAGCCGGCAAAAGTCTGCCAGATATAAGTAAGGTTTTAACAAAAATACTGGGGGGTAAAAATGTCAAAACTGGGGAAGAGGAAAAAGGAAGCTAG
- a CDS encoding GNAT family N-acetyltransferase: MSLIKTGDHIFVGSACGEPQYLVRGLVEKASHLSDNEILHLYTLGVAPYAESKYSDRFRLNTFFVGATTREAVADGRADYTPVFLSELPKMISKGMVPIDVALIQVTPPDDHGFCSLGVSVEITKTAAKIAKLVIAQVNRYMPRTMGDSFLHVSEIDVFVKHDEPILEVPPPERDIVSDRIARYVAELVEDGSTLQIGIGTIPDAVLGALTDKKDLGVHTELLTEGIVDLVEEGVITCAKKTLHRGKIVASFAMGTRRLYDFIDNNPMIEFYEADYVNDPFIISQNEKMVAINQALEIDLTGQVCADSIGYRFYSGLGGQADFVRGAIRSKGGKAITVIPSTAKEGEISRIKSVLSEGAGVVLTRGDVDYVVTEYGVAWLRGKNIRERALSLISIAHPRFRNELLGWAKEKRLVPPDVLPFPEIEYPEELKKWVTLKEGTRILSRPIKPSDATLKQHLFYALSKESVTKRFLGSLRTMPLKRIWPFVLIDYNNEMSIVAVKENETEDLIGIGSYVKIPHTDSAEVSFLVRDDWQGRGVGSALLQHLIDIARAKGISTFTAWVSTDNYRMMHIFRKCGYPMKYRIEGNLYYVVIDLTQKLEENTNRTL, from the coding sequence CTGAGTCTCATAAAGACCGGAGACCACATTTTCGTTGGCTCTGCCTGCGGAGAACCCCAATATCTTGTGAGAGGACTGGTAGAAAAAGCAAGCCATCTTTCAGACAACGAGATTCTGCATTTATACACGCTAGGTGTGGCTCCGTATGCAGAGTCAAAATATTCCGACAGATTTAGATTAAACACATTCTTTGTTGGCGCGACGACTAGGGAAGCCGTGGCAGATGGTAGGGCTGACTACACTCCGGTGTTTCTTTCCGAACTTCCAAAAATGATTTCTAAGGGAATGGTCCCCATTGATGTTGCCCTTATTCAAGTCACCCCACCTGATGACCACGGTTTCTGCAGTCTCGGCGTCTCGGTGGAAATCACAAAAACTGCGGCTAAAATTGCTAAACTTGTCATAGCACAGGTTAACAGATATATGCCTAGAACGATGGGTGACAGCTTTTTACATGTCAGCGAAATCGATGTTTTCGTTAAGCATGACGAGCCAATTCTTGAAGTCCCACCCCCCGAGCGCGATATTGTTTCAGACAGGATCGCCAGGTATGTTGCAGAGCTCGTGGAGGATGGATCCACGCTGCAGATAGGCATCGGAACAATACCTGACGCTGTTCTGGGGGCGCTTACGGATAAAAAGGACTTGGGAGTCCACACCGAACTTCTAACGGAGGGGATAGTTGACTTAGTTGAAGAAGGTGTGATAACATGCGCTAAGAAAACTCTTCATAGAGGAAAAATTGTCGCATCCTTCGCAATGGGTACACGCAGACTCTACGATTTCATTGACAATAATCCAATGATCGAATTCTACGAGGCTGATTACGTAAATGATCCGTTCATTATAAGTCAAAATGAGAAAATGGTGGCAATAAATCAGGCGCTTGAGATAGACTTGACAGGACAAGTTTGCGCCGACTCAATAGGATACCGATTTTACAGCGGGTTGGGGGGCCAAGCGGATTTCGTCAGAGGCGCGATACGTTCAAAAGGAGGCAAGGCGATAACCGTTATCCCTTCTACAGCGAAAGAAGGAGAGATTTCCAGAATAAAATCCGTGCTCAGCGAAGGAGCCGGAGTGGTTTTAACGAGGGGGGATGTTGACTACGTCGTGACGGAGTATGGTGTGGCTTGGCTGCGAGGGAAAAACATAAGAGAAAGAGCGCTCTCACTCATATCCATCGCTCATCCCCGATTCAGAAACGAACTATTGGGCTGGGCTAAAGAAAAACGACTAGTTCCCCCAGATGTTTTGCCCTTCCCAGAAATTGAGTACCCAGAAGAGTTGAAAAAATGGGTAACCCTTAAGGAAGGAACCCGAATTCTGTCAAGGCCCATCAAACCCTCGGACGCTACTCTTAAGCAGCATCTCTTTTATGCTCTCTCGAAAGAAAGCGTGACCAAAAGATTTTTGGGTTCCCTTAGAACGATGCCACTGAAGAGAATATGGCCATTTGTGTTAATCGATTACAACAATGAAATGAGTATAGTAGCCGTCAAAGAAAATGAAACAGAAGACTTGATTGGGATAGGAAGCTATGTGAAGATCCCTCACACAGACTCAGCCGAGGTTTCTTTCTTGGTCAGAGACGATTGGCAGGGGCGTGGTGTGGGCAGTGCGCTTCTTCAACATCTGATCGATATCGCAAGAGCTAAGGGAATATCAACGTTTACAGCTTGGGTTTCTACAGACAATTATAGAATGATGCACATCTTTCGGAAATGTGGATATCCCATGAAATATCGAATAGAGGGAAACCTCTACTATGTGGTCATCGACTTGACACAAAAGCTTGAAGAAAATACTAACCGAACTCTTTGA